ACACCTGACtggaaattctttttttttttttggttcacaTTTCTGTAATTTCTTTCAACTATTTGGGggtaatttgttttttcttgttcgTTGTTGTTAGGCCAACCAGTATCACTGAAATTTGAACCCTCAACTCCAACTTCAAAGAGGAAAAGACGTGACACTTCTTCTCCTACGCCCTCGGCAAACTCATTCACCGGCGAGAACAGTGTCCAAGTGGTACTCCTCTTACTCCTTAGTAATGTTGATTTCATTAGGCATGACATGAACTTGCATATTTCATCTCACTGTAGTAATGTGTAACATGCGTGAATTGTTTCCCACATGGTAGCCTATGACGACTCGTAAAAAAATCGATTCTGACAACTGGAGTTATGAGAACACCGAAATTTTCCTTCAAATTATGGTAGAAGAGGcgaggaaagactatggaacaaactcaaacaaacgtcGCGCATTTAATACCCTACAATGGACGGCAATCCTAGAGGAGTTAAAGAAGAGGACCAATAAGACTGACTACACAACTATTAAGATCCACCAGAAATTTGACCGTCTGAAAAAAGACTACAGGCTATTCAAAGACCTGACCGAGCGAAGTGGGTTGAGTTGGGACCCGGTTATGCAAACAGTCACTGCATCGGCGGACGTGTGGGTAACCTATTTGCAGGTATTTAAACCTTAGAAAACCATGATTTGACTTATACAAGCACCATTCTACCTTTTAGAATGCTAATTTCCAATTTTCCTATTCGTTGTAGGCACATAAGGATGCCGGAAAATTTATTGGTAAAGGGCTTGACCATTATGACCTTTTGCACGAGCTTTTGGACGGCTCGTTGGCCACAGGCATCTTTGGCCAACCCAGCCCCCTAGGAGCCCCCTCGTTGGAGCAGGAGCAACAATTGAGGAATCAAGGGAAGGCCATAAAGTTCAGTGATAGCACATTCTCTGATGGAAGAAAGCGAATGTCTGATGGAAGTGGTGGACCAAGCAGTAAGTCAATGCGATGTGAGCAAAAAGAGGCATATGATAGAGTGGCTTTCGCGAACCAAAAAAAGGGAGAGTATTTTGAAACCTTGACACAACAACGTCTTCAGGCCCAAAATTACTCTATTGAGGCATGTCTACTAGCAATGAACCCACTGAAGGAATTTGTTAGTGACACTGCCTTCTATAAGGCTTATGACAAGCTTCTTGAGGGAGTCAATTATAGGGAAGGCTTTATAAAGCTGACTCCAGATGGCAGGTTGGGTTGGATCAGTCGCTTCGGATCCGGGAATTGATGGGTTGTTTACCTAGGGAGTCGatgactttttttaaaattccaatAGTTATGTGCTATGACTGTTTTTTTTGGAGCCTTATGTCTATTTGGCCACTTGAGGAACAATTGCTGTTGTGACTGCTACATTTCAGTACTTGACTGTATGGAAGGAGCATTATGTCTATTTTTCCACTTGAGGAGCCTTATGTCTGTTTTCCTTACTTGCTTTTACTGGTACGTTTGTTTCCATTTGTCGAAACAGTCACTGTACTTGATGATGGTTTTTTTCTTGATGCACAAAAAATGCATGATTACATTCATTTAGGATAATATCATTGGAACTATGTACATTCTGTTCCAGTAACTTATTTATCAtatacttacccaaaaaaacttatttatcaTCCTTCCAAAAACCAATTTGAAGGCTGACAAATAACCTATCAAACACTCTGCATATTTGGGCAATCAATTTAGAGATGCTTTCATAATTGAAATGCCAAGAATATTAGACATAGTCTAGTTTTGGAACATGATTTTGTTTAGTTCCCACTGAAACGGCGAAAACATTCCTCTGACTTTCTGATTTGAACAGTAGCGGAGTGTGACTCACTACCCTTGTTTCCACCCAAAATACTCTGACACATATGGAACACTTGTAAACATGCCAAAGCATTGACTTGTTTTGACAACTATTGTCAAAATCCAACGATGACAGTTTTAGATATTCCAAAGTCAATTGACATTTCTTTTATGCTTACAGTTTTAGCAAATCACCATGTCATCAAGTGGAATTCCGCCTTACCAACTCGAGGACGATTTTAGTGATGATGATGACTTGATGGAACTTGAAACACTCGCTATGATGGAACGAGATGGGAAACAAAAAATTCCACAAAGAACATGTCCTTTATCAGGACAACAATATACCACGTTTCTTTTGAACTCCCATCCACAAAACATAAAGGATATTTTACGTGTCGACAAACATACGTTTAGAGCATTGGCGGTCGAGCTAGTTCGACGAGAACTACTTAATTGGGATCATAAGAACCTCTCAGTCGAGGAGTCTTTGGCTATGTTCTTGTACATTTGTGGACAAAATGCACGGGATAGAGTTGTTGCTGACCGCTTCCAGCGTTCTTTGGATACTATAAGCAAGCATTTCAACATCATGCGTCGTGCTATTTGCAATCTAGCTCCCTTTATTATTCGACCACCAAATCTTCAAGAAACGCCTCCTGAAATTCTCCATGATGGAAGATACTATCCATGGTTCCAAGTAAGCATGTATTACATACGATACCGTACACATCACAccgaaaaaatatatacttacactaatgcatttttttcaaaatctccaTAGGATTGTGTTGGCGCAATAGATGGAACACACATAGATGCTTGGGTACCGGCTTCTAGAGAATTAGCATTTCGCGGCAGAAAATCCACGAAAACACAGAATGTAATGGCCGTGTGTTCCTTCGACATGAAGTTCACATTTGTGTACCCAGGTTGGGAGGGTAGCGCCCACGATGGACGTGTTTTCTTTGCGGCAGTATCGAATCCGGACTTTCACTTCCCACATCCACCACTTAGTAAGTTCAAATTTGAAGAAGATTGTTCTCATATTTGCTTTTTGATCTATTCTAGTAGGAAACACACTATACTGACTAGAGTAATTTCTGAATTAGATAAGTACTATTTGGTCGATTCTGGATACACCAATATGCCGGGTTATCTTGCTCCGTACCGAGGACAACGATATCACAGGGACCAATGGGATGGGGCGAATACAATATTCCGCACACCGTACGAACTATTCAACTACAAGCACTCGTCCTTGAGAAATGTAATTGAGAGATGCTTTGGGGTTTTGAAAAAGAGGTTTCCAATATTAAAGGGTATGCCTAATTATGACAATGCCCGTCAACCAACAATTGTTACGGCTTGTTGTGTTATCCACAACTTTATCTTAATGCATCATGGGAGAGATGAATATTTTGACGGTTACAATGAAGATATCGAATGGGAAGGAGAAACTGATGAAGAGGTTGACGATGATGATGTGGGTGAAGTAGAGCCTTTGAACACATCTCGTGTGGGTTTGGAATTGATGGCGCAAAAACGAGACCAAATGGCTATTGAAATGTGGGATGCATATTGACTTTTATTGCATTGTACTAGTTCCGCTGCATGAAAATTGGCCACTTAACTTAGCTTTTTGTTAATGGGTTGTACTACTGGACTAATTGTAAGTGTTGTTTGCATTCGGATTTTCCTTGGATGTTAGAAGTTGTTGGTTTTGGTATTCCTGCTGTCAATGGACAAATGGGTTTCGTACATTTAACTGTAAGTGCAATTTCTCAATTGGGTTTTGTGTTATTTGGCCATAGTGAACCTGCTGGAATGAtatttggttatgtttggtttTGTTCGGCTTTTTCCAATACGATTATGTGTTCCTACTTTTGTACTTTACCTAAAATGCGATTGGACTCCCTCTTTTATGCAGTATTACACAGTAAGTATGGGAGGCCAAAAATTCTATGTTGTGCTCGTGGGTCGGAACCCAGGCATCTACAATGATTGGCCATCTTGTAGTGAGCAGGTTAATAGGTTTTCAGGGGCTGTGCATAAAAAATTCACCTCATGGGATGAGGCCTACAATGCTTGGGTGACTTTCACCAGACAAGTTGCGGACACGGCGCCACCTTCTCTTCTCCCGTTGGCAGCTGATCCGAGTGGATCCTCAACAAATTACACCCAgccggctagagattggtttgGACTCGGCCTAATTCTTGCTATGGTTTTTTCCTTGGGTGTGGTGGTAGCcattataataataatagtactTTGATATCCTTGTGTGGTTCTGAGTTCTTTTGTATGAATCTATTCGTAGGTCTTCCAACGGAGTATTGTGCactatttttatttgtagtttgAAACTTTAATTAATTAGAGAGTTTGGAGTAGTTTGGGCTTAACTAGCTGTAGATAATTAAATGAATGGTGTGCTATAGACATGTTGATTTGTGGTATGATTGCAACGGTGAAGCACCAATTTATCTTGATGGGTTTGATTATTAATCCTGATTTTGTACCTACCATTTAATCGTAGCAGAACTTAGCACATTTCACTCAATAACAAAAGTATTACGAAACTGCATGCACAAGGAAGTGCAGAAATGGAGAGATGATTAAacgtggggagagagagagagagttggcgTGCACAAGTGGGGGCAAttgatacagagagagagacggagagaaTTGGCCGCAAGAGAGGTTGCAAATTGTATCAAACTTGCAATGTAGGGAATCAAAACCCTATGCTTTAAAGAGTGGGTCCAAAGGACAAAAAGGGTGGTCAAAACAGGTTGAAAAATGACCCAAAACTGGAATCTTCAAAAATAACTGGGAACCGAACAAAGTGAAATATAACTTCGATTAGAATAGATGTGCCAGTTAATATCCAAGTACCGACTTAGATACCAATTGATGAGTAATACACGTTGTCAAAATCACTTTCCTGATCTTGGACCCACAATTCGTGCATGCCAAGATATAAATCTGCAACTCATTACACGGTTAGATccaaaacaaaaactgttttctaGAAATCCGAATGCCGATCTGAGATCAAAAAATCTTTCTTAAGcttgttgggaaaaattcgGCAATCACATAACATTCCAGAGAATAATTTCATTAACAACGATACAATTACATTATTGAATCAAGTTACAAAAATACAATAACAGTAGACTGAATATAAAGACGAGATACAAACAGATTTATGGATCAagaaccgagtcctgtgtgataccacagtctccttaagaaagattcgccacctaccgtgggtgttgtagattgcgtCGGCGACTTCCTCCTAGGGTTGGCTCagctaaaccgcaagccgtcggaacaccaccatcgaccgccttggcgaactgactaccgcctgcctctttctctctcgctcAAAGAACGAATATCAAAACTTGTTAGGATTGCTGTGAATTTTCTGGTGCTCTCCAAAAAGCGTGAATACCCTCTTATAGAGTGAAGGAGATATTTGTAACTCCAGGAGGTATAATGTGAGTATAAATTCTGCCATCAAGAGAGAGGAGTAATGTTGCCATCAAGGTGGAAGGGTTACGGGAGTTACAGGTGCACACATCAATACatctattgattgtggtgcaTCCAGATATAACGAACCCGGGACATGCACGGTTGCCTCGGGAGACCCTTCGGTAGCCCCGATTTCATTCATCTGAAATTCCGTAAATTTCCAACATTTCTTAAGCACCCCTACTACACaccaataaccaaaatagaGAAATACTAAATTAACAATTGACCCATTTGCAAAACATTACGTACATTTTGTTTGAATTAATTTCAAGTCTCTGAGCAATTCATCTATATTACAAAAACAGAACAGTTTTTGTTAAAAACGTCTCGGCATATAAACGAGAACAACTACTACAATCGTTAGAGCACTTCCTGTAAACTTTGTAGTTATCGAATCATTTAGGGCAATGTATCGTTGAGTAAAATAATGTTGTCTTATATGCTCAAAtagaaaatatctcaaaatggtAACTGATATTTTGTGGAGATAGCAATTAAAACTATCCAATAGAGGTACTATAGACAATTTATTTAAGTTCAGACTATGATACATTCTAACGTGCTTTTAGACACGAACATCCACTGGTAGAGTGATAAGTCGTCTCTATCACTTCCATCTATAAGGATTGGTGGTGATACTATGACATTGTTATTGTTAGAGATCACAAGGGTGACCTCGTCGTTGATGGAGGCTATAAGCTGGTTTTATAGCTTATTCATTGTAGAATTTATTTGATGTATATGTTTCTGTTTGATTAAGTTATAAGTGTACAGCAAGTTTGATTTGAGTTGTGCTTCGATCATGAATTTGTTTTGGGACTAAAAAAGAAGATGGGAAAGGCAAAAACAAAGATGAAAGAATTTGGCCATGAAGTAATATATTATTTCTTCGTTAATCTTTCATTCCAACTCTGGCcagttagagcatctccaagagGAATGGGAATAAGTTTTTTAaaactttcctttcctttttaaaaaaaaacttgcctaTTTGATTAACATCTTAGAGAGGAATGTGAATATGATTCCAAAACGCTAACATTCCTATGTTTGTGTAGAGTCACGATGAGAATGAGATTACTGATTTCCCAATTCAAGAGGAATCTGATCCCTCCAACCTCATGGGAATTTTGGATTCCTGACTCAATCAATATAGAAAGAAAACGTTTGACTTtaggatattttcaaaataaatgattccTATAAAAGATTACTTAATTAATCCAAACGTCGGAATAGAATTACCCCGAGTATCAAATTACTTGAAATTTGATTCTTGATAATCAAATTTCTACTCCTATAAAAGATTACGGACATCAAGACTGAGCCTATTAGTTTTACTTATACTTGAAGTATATAAACTGGACTTCCATTTATATAACTCAACCTTAAACGTATACAAATGGATTCGCCTAATACAGTATTTGTTTAGTTACTATTAAAAAAAGTATTACTATAAGATTTTTTTAACTGTATGtttcacagtttttttttttttttttaatccgaaaaaACGCAAGGGCTATGTTTCATAGTTCATCTAccccaaaaaagagaaagaaaaaagagtggtACTACAATTCCCGGCCAAAAGGGTTTCCAATCGGGATTCCGACGCCCCGCTGAGCACATTTTGGCCACCGGAAGgctgattcgagccgtccaaaaattctaaaaaaaaatcgagtggatCCACGCGAGAATCAAAAGCAtccaatatgtgtaggtgctcaatccaaacACTTTATGTTTTTGTATATATAGAGAGTACCTATACACATcagatgctgttgattcccgcgaaaatctactcggttttttttagaattcttggactgctcggatcgaccgtccggtggccagaatGTGCCCTGCGGGTCATCGGGATCCCGATCGGGATTTTGGGTCGGGTACCGTATCATTAACGAAGAAATAAAGACTTATAATCCACGTGCTGGACATTCCTCCGCCGTCTGCACCTCCatctcattttttgtttctctcgCTCCTCCGCCGTCTACCTCTGTCTCTCCCTCTACTCTTAGTTTCTCTCTCCGCAACGAAACTCCCTCGTCTCCCCCAAGATTATGATCCCCACGAAGATGGAAGGCTTGATTATTGAGTATAGATCGACCTTGCAACCTTGTTCATTCGCTGATTAATTTATTGCGATTTCACACGTTGGGTTGAAGACAGAGGTAGTCAATCGTCGCCGGAAATCGTCGGTAACGTTCGAAACTCACCGGATGATGTCGAAATTTGCCGGTACCATCTTTATCAGTCATTTCGGTACCATCTTTATCAGTCACCATGTCGACCAAGACCCGATTCTCCGACAAAACCAGGTacctcttttctcttcctttgttcctcaggagggagagagagagagagagagagagagagagagagagagagagagagaggttataGATTTTGTGTGAGATGTCTGGACTTTGTGAGTCagatgagtgagagagatagagagactGAACTAGAGATTCTGATTTTGCAAATCTTGAATCACCCCAAATCTTCGTATTCGAATATATATATCTCAATCTCTCTAGTCCTCTCTCCACCGTTGGGAGTAGGAAGATCACACATAGATTCACCACTTGCATGTGACGTTGAGATTATTCAAGTTTGGAAAGATTTGATTCTGATTCTACTGGTAATAACCCAAGTACCACATGCATGTCATAAATGTGTTCACACTATAATTTACCTAACGAACCCCACAAGTTGAATTATACATTTATAAACTTTTGACAAATATAAGTTCCCAACACTTTTGATATTTTCTCCTGATGGCAAACTCAAAGTATTTATAAagtctaaaaaataatactcctacttGAAGTTTGTTTTTATCACTAGGTGTCAGGTTTAGGTCTATGGCTGCAAAACGACCCAGGCTTCTCGAGTTCAagcttgtttttgtttgttaagaacTTGTTCAAGATTGGTTTTGTTTGTAAACCACCTAAGtttgaacaaatttttgaagctcattaagGTTTCAAACCAAACTCGTACAAACTATTACTTTAATAAAAATTCAAGTTATTTGAGATCGGCTTATGTTTGCcttgattaaagctcgtttgagattgTCTCGTCTCATGAACAAGCTAAGTtggaacatatttttaaagcccggtttaagttttcaaaccgaGCTTGATTAACCACCTGCTCGGCTTGTTATCACCTTCGGCTTACTTTGCGCCTAATTCgactaaaagaggaaaaaagtggaaaaaaattattgggttCTCCCCACGTGATGCCCCATGGCCCCCAACAACCTTCTCAACCATGGGTCCCATGTGACGTGAAATTATGTAGCAGTCCAAGAGCACCGACAAGTGGTGCTCTTAACCAATCCACAAGCACACATTGTCATGGAGTGAACCAGTAAAGTGTATGGACGTTCCATAAATATGTGATTCTGAAATGATCCAGCGGTCCTCCCGGACtactactgaataattactcctgcgTGACTCGACGGAAATACACACCAAACATCAAGATGCTTTTTAACATGCATGGTAGGCCAAACATGAGTGTAATTTCGCCGTGGTTTTGAATTTGATATAGGAGTGGCTGAGGAAGACAGGCAGTGGCTAGGGGATCGCTCAACTCTCATATGAATACCGATGGTTGCCTCTTCAACGGTGTATCTTTTCTCTATTCTCTTTAGGGAACGAACACAACCAGTCAACCATGAAGATTATCTGTCAGAAAACGTTAAACCATCTCAGCAAAACACCCCAACCAATGTCACTATCATCACATATCAATTCACTTTGCGACTTGGGAAGATTACAAGACGCTCTAACGCTTGTCTTTTCCAACCCAACTCAAATGGATTATTCTCTATATTCAAGAATTTTGCAACTCTGCATTCTAAGAAAAGCCGGAAAAGAAGGGCATTTGATCCATAGCCGTGTTTTAACAAATGGGTTGCATTCAAATCCTTTTATGAACACAAAACTAATCATATTCTATTCGAAAATGGGTGACATGGTCACCTCCCGTACACTGTTCGATAAAATGCCTGAGAGGACTGTGGTCACTTGGACTGCGTTGCTATCAGGATATACTCAAAACGGGTGTTCAAAGGAAGCTCTACTAGTTTTTTCGGCTATGCGTTGCAAAGGTGTTAGGCCGAATCAGTTTACTTTTGCGAGTGCTTTGAGGGCCTGTACGAGTTTGATGTGTTTGGGTAGAGGGGAGCAAATTCAAGGGTGTATTCAGAAGAGTAGGCTTGCTAAGGACTTGTTTGTGCAGAGTGCGTTGGTTGATCTGTATTCCAAGTGTGGAAAGATGGAGGATGCGTGTTACTTTTTTGAGTCGATGGCGGAAAGGGATGTGGTTTCTTGGAATGTGATGATAGGTGGGTATGCCAATCAGGGTTTCGCGGATGATGCCTTTCAGTTATTTCGTTCAATGCTTAGAGGAGGTACTGTCTTATGCATCTAGTATAATATTTGGCCATCTAGTTTTTTGCGGTCTCGATATGTGTTATTCTTACTTTAGCATGCAAACTTTATCTTCTTAAAGGATTGGTCCCTGAGTACACAAAGAACAGACAAGCAAAATTCATGGCACATCACAGCTGGTGAATTTGTTTTGACAGTCAGGCTGCATCAGATTCATagggttgagacttgagagcgTAATTTGGGCCCATCAATTGTTTGGGAAGTGGGCAATCACTGTTTTAGAAGAGAGACAAGACATGGCTAGCGTTTTTCCCCTCATTTAAGTCACTATCCTTGTTCAAGTCATATCTAACTTATGGTATAGTTTATTTGCTTCAATTGCTTGGGAACCTCATGAGATCATGTACGAGTACAAGATTTAAACATACTTAGTGTTTCATCTTGCTTTCATTTTCCCCATAGCTATGTGGACATATAGTTACATATGTTTCAATCCCCACCATGTAGACAATCTTGTCCGgttaaaattttattgtttatCTACTTATACGTTTAATTTTATCCAATACTCAATTTTAACAGGTGTGATCCCTGATCGCTTTACGCTGGGTAATGTTATGAAAGCCTTTCTCAGAGGAAGTGCTATGATGAAGGTCATCCAAGTACATGGATTCATTATTCAACTAGGTTTTGAAACACATAATGATTTGACTGGATCACTGATTGATGCTTATGCAAAATGTGGGAGTATTAGAATTGCATATCATATTTACAAGAGTATGCCTAAAAAAGACGCAATATCTTGCACCGCGTTGATCACTGGATATGCACGCCAAGGTGTCTATTCTAGAGATTCCTTTGATCTCTTCAATGAAATACATCAGATGCACTTGGGACTTGATGGTGTGATACTATGCTCGATGCTGAATCTATGTGCCAATACAATGTCACTAGACTTGGGAAGACAAATTCATGctttggcttttaaatgtcaACCATATAAAGATGTGGCCATGGGCAATGCTCTCGTTGATATGTACTCAAAATCTGGCGAAATTGAAGGTGCTAACTCTGTTTTTAATGAGATGAAgcaaaaaaatgttatttcttGGACATCATTAATTGCTGGCTATGGGAAGCATGGCTATGGGCACAAGGCAATTGCCCTGTACAATCAGATGGAATATGAAGGTTTGAAGCCAAATGATGTTACTTTTCTGACTCTTCTTTTTGCATGTAGCCATGCTGGTTTGACAAATGAAGGATGGGAATGCTTCAATAGCATGGTTCACAAATACGAAATCTCTCCAAGAGCTGAGCACTATTCTTGTATGGTGGATCTTTTTGCACGTGGAGGGAAGTTAGAAGAAGCATATAATCTAATTTGCAAGATGAATATTGCACCTACTGCCTCGCTTTGGGGAGCCATTCTTGGGGCATGCCACATCTATGGCAATATATCTCTCGGAGAAGTAGCTGCCAGGCATCTGTTTAATATG
This DNA window, taken from Rhododendron vialii isolate Sample 1 chromosome 8a, ASM3025357v1, encodes the following:
- the LOC131298704 gene encoding uncharacterized protein At2g29880-like, which codes for MGKDRPQDSSPSLLTSYSNKTEGPSTDGVQCGRWLLRSTCVRRRRRQPVSLKFEPSTPTSKRKRRDTSSPTPSANSFTGENSVQVPMTTRKKIDSDNWSYENTEIFLQIMVEEARKDYGTNSNKRRAFNTLQWTAILEELKKRTNKTDYTTIKIHQKFDRLKKDYRLFKDLTERSGLSWDPVMQTVTASADVWVTYLQAHKDAGKFIGKGLDHYDLLHELLDGSLATGIFGQPSPLGAPSLEQEQQLRNQGKAIKFSDSTFSDGRKRMSDGSGGPSSKSMRCEQKEAYDRVAFANQKKGEYFETLTQQRLQAQNYSIEACLLAMNPLKEFVSDTAFYKAYDKLLEGVNYREGFIKLTPDGRLGWISRFGSGN
- the LOC131298705 gene encoding protein ANTAGONIST OF LIKE HETEROCHROMATIN PROTEIN 1-like, producing the protein MSSSGIPPYQLEDDFSDDDDLMELETLAMMERDGKQKIPQRTCPLSGQQYTTFLLNSHPQNIKDILRVDKHTFRALAVELVRRELLNWDHKNLSVEESLAMFLYICGQNARDRVVADRFQRSLDTISKHFNIMRRAICNLAPFIIRPPNLQETPPEILHDGRYYPWFQDCVGAIDGTHIDAWVPASRELAFRGRKSTKTQNVMAVCSFDMKFTFVYPGWEGSAHDGRVFFAAVSNPDFHFPHPPLNKYYLVDSGYTNMPGYLAPYRGQRYHRDQWDGANTIFRTPYELFNYKHSSLRNVIERCFGVLKKRFPILKGMPNYDNARQPTIVTACCVIHNFILMHHGRDEYFDGYNEDIEWEGETDEEVDDDDVGEVEPLNTSRVGLELMAQKRDQMAIEMWDAY
- the LOC131336236 gene encoding pentatricopeptide repeat-containing protein At3g20730-like, translating into MKIICQKTLNHLSKTPQPMSLSSHINSLCDLGRLQDALTLVFSNPTQMDYSLYSRILQLCILRKAGKEGHLIHSRVLTNGLHSNPFMNTKLIIFYSKMGDMVTSRTLFDKMPERTVVTWTALLSGYTQNGCSKEALLVFSAMRCKGVRPNQFTFASALRACTSLMCLGRGEQIQGCIQKSRLAKDLFVQSALVDLYSKCGKMEDACYFFESMAERDVVSWNVMIGGYANQGFADDAFQLFRSMLRGGVIPDRFTLGNVMKAFLRGSAMMKVIQVHGFIIQLGFETHNDLTGSLIDAYAKCGSIRIAYHIYKSMPKKDAISCTALITGYARQGVYSRDSFDLFNEIHQMHLGLDGVILCSMLNLCANTMSLDLGRQIHALAFKCQPYKDVAMGNALVDMYSKSGEIEGANSVFNEMKQKNVISWTSLIAGYGKHGYGHKAIALYNQMEYEGLKPNDVTFLTLLFACSHAGLTNEGWECFNSMVHKYEISPRAEHYSCMVDLFARGGKLEEAYNLICKMNIAPTASLWGAILGACHIYGNISLGEVAARHLFNMEPKKSVNYVVLASIYASVGLWDSVSTTRRLMEERSIRKDPGYSLFQSTNKRMALLLPS